In one window of Cynocephalus volans isolate mCynVol1 chromosome 6, mCynVol1.pri, whole genome shotgun sequence DNA:
- the LOC134379568 gene encoding voltage-dependent anion-selective channel protein 3, translating into MCNTPTYCDLGKAAKDVFNKGYGFGMVKIDLRTKSCSGVEFSTSGHAYTDTGKASGNLETKYKICNYGLTFTQKWNTDNTLGTEISWENKLAEGLKLTLDTIFVPNTGKKSGKLKASYRRDCFSLGSNVDIDFAGPTIYGWAVLAFEGWLAGYQMSFDTAKSKLSQNNFALGYKAADFQLHTHVNDGTEFGGSIYQKVNEKIETSINLAWTAGSNNTRFGIAAKYKLDCRTSLSAKVNNASLIGLGYTQTLRPGVKLTLSALIDGKNFNAGGHKVGLGFELEA; encoded by the coding sequence ATGTGTAACACACCGACTTACTGTGACCTAGGAAAGGCTgccaaggatgtcttcaacaaaGGATATGGGTTTGGCATGGTCAAAATAGATCTGAGAACCAAGTCTTGTAGTGGAGTGGAATTTTCTACGTCTGGTCATGCTTACACTGATACAGGAAAAGCATCAGGCAACCTAGAGACCAAATATAAGATCTGTAACTATGGACTTACCTTCACCCAAAAATGGAACACAGACAATACTCTTGGGACAGAAATCTCTTGGGAGAATAAGTTGGCTGAAGGGTTGAAACTGACTCTTGATACCATATTTGTACCGAATACAGGAAAGAAGAGTGGGAAATTGAAGGCCTCCTATAGAAGGGATTGTTTCAGTCTTGGCAGTAACGTTGATATAGATTTTGCAGGACCAACCATCTATGGTTGGGCTGTGTTGGCCTTTGAAGGTTGGCTTGCAGGATATCAGATGAGTTTTGACACGGCCAAATCCAAACTGTCACAGAATAATTTTGCCCTGGGTTACAAGGCTGCAGACTTCCAGCTGCACACTCATGTGAATGATGGCACTGAATTTGGAGGTTCTATCTACCAGAAGGTGAATGAGAAGATTGAAACATCAATAAACCTTGCTTGGACAGCTGGCAGTAACAACACCCGTTTTGGCATTGCTGCTAAATACAAGCTGGACTGTAGAACTTCTCTATCTGCTAAAGTAAATAATGCCAGCCTGATTGGACTGGGTTATACTCAGACCCTTCGACCAGGAGTCAAACTGACCTTATCAGCTTTAATTGATGGAAAGAACTTCAATGCAGGAGGCCACAAAGTTGGGTTGGGATTTGAACTGGAAGCTTAA